One region of Catenuloplanes indicus genomic DNA includes:
- a CDS encoding helix-turn-helix transcriptional regulator has product MIDRAGLADFLRRRRESLQPEDVGLPRGQRRRTAGLRREEVASICHISADYYSRLERERGPHPSEQMIASIAQGLHLSLDERDHLFRLAGHNPPPRGTVSEHISPGLLRIFDRLTDTPAEIVTELGETLRQTPLGVALVGDLTRYTGPSRSIGYRWFTDPATRALYHPDDHTHHSRVFASGLRALVTMRGPGSRPAKLAELLLERSEEFRTYWEAHEISIGFDEGKRFIHPEVGQIDLNCQSLVDPAQSHRMLVYTVAPGSVSYERLQLLSVIGAGAAV; this is encoded by the coding sequence GTGATCGACCGGGCCGGACTCGCCGACTTCCTGCGCCGCCGGCGCGAGTCCCTGCAGCCGGAGGACGTCGGTCTGCCGCGCGGGCAGCGCCGCCGCACGGCCGGTCTCCGCCGCGAGGAGGTGGCCTCGATCTGCCACATCTCCGCCGACTACTACAGCCGCCTGGAGCGGGAGCGCGGGCCGCACCCGTCCGAGCAGATGATCGCGTCGATCGCCCAGGGCCTGCACCTGTCGCTGGACGAACGCGACCACCTGTTCCGCCTGGCCGGCCACAACCCACCACCCAGGGGTACGGTCAGCGAGCACATCAGCCCGGGCCTGCTGCGCATCTTCGACCGGCTCACCGACACCCCGGCCGAGATCGTCACCGAGCTCGGCGAGACGCTCCGGCAGACGCCGCTCGGCGTCGCGCTGGTCGGTGACCTGACGCGCTACACCGGGCCGTCCCGCAGCATCGGCTACCGCTGGTTCACCGACCCGGCCACCCGCGCGCTCTACCACCCGGACGACCACACCCACCACTCCCGGGTGTTCGCGTCCGGGCTGCGCGCGCTGGTCACCATGCGCGGTCCCGGCTCCCGCCCGGCGAAGCTGGCCGAGCTGCTGCTGGAGCGCAGCGAGGAGTTCCGGACGTACTGGGAAGCGCACGAGATCAGCATCGGTTTCGACGAGGGCAAGCGGTTCATCCACCCGGAGGTCGGCCAGATCGACCTGAACTGCCAGTCGCTGGTCGACCCGGCCCAGTCGCACCGGATGCTGGTCTACACGGTCGCCCCCGGCAGCGTCAGCTACGAGCGCCTCCAGCTGCTCTCGGTGATCGGAGCGGGCGCGGCCGTCTGA
- a CDS encoding SDR family oxidoreductase produces MARKTTDVTVPSLAYKTAVVTGASDGMGLHLATRLAGAGAEVILPVRNRRKGETAIATIRERHPRAVVSLRDLDLASLDSVAALGDTLRAEGQPIHLLINNAGVMRPPTLQRTADGFELQFGTNHLAHFALVAHLMPLLRAAGGHVTSQLSIAARAGGINWDDLNWERSYDSMHAYRQSKISFGLFGLELQRRSAAGGWGITSNISHPGLAATNLLAARPEVGRSEDLIARRMIGVMSRVGLTGTPETAMLPALYAATSPEARPGRFYGPQGPGNVGGGPGEQQLWPPLRSEADATRIWEASEKLTHVSFPA; encoded by the coding sequence ATGGCACGTAAGACGACGGACGTCACCGTCCCCAGCCTCGCCTACAAGACCGCGGTCGTCACCGGCGCCAGCGACGGCATGGGCCTGCATCTGGCGACCCGGCTCGCCGGTGCCGGCGCCGAAGTGATCCTACCGGTCCGCAACCGTCGCAAGGGCGAGACCGCGATCGCCACCATCCGCGAGCGGCACCCGCGGGCCGTCGTGTCGCTGCGCGACCTCGACCTGGCGTCGCTGGACTCGGTCGCCGCGCTCGGCGACACGCTCCGCGCGGAAGGCCAGCCGATCCACCTTTTGATCAACAACGCCGGTGTGATGCGGCCGCCGACCCTCCAGCGCACCGCGGACGGCTTCGAGCTGCAGTTCGGCACGAATCATCTGGCCCACTTCGCGCTGGTCGCGCACCTGATGCCGCTGCTGCGCGCCGCCGGCGGCCACGTGACATCGCAGCTGAGCATCGCGGCCCGGGCCGGCGGGATCAACTGGGACGACCTCAACTGGGAGCGGTCGTACGACTCGATGCACGCCTACCGTCAGTCCAAGATCTCGTTCGGGCTGTTCGGCCTGGAGCTGCAGCGCCGCAGCGCGGCCGGCGGCTGGGGCATCACCAGCAACATCTCCCACCCGGGTCTGGCGGCGACGAACCTGCTCGCGGCCCGGCCGGAGGTCGGCCGGTCGGAGGACCTCATCGCCCGGCGGATGATCGGCGTGATGTCCCGGGTCGGCCTGACCGGCACGCCGGAGACCGCGATGCTGCCCGCGCTCTACGCCGCGACCTCACCGGAGGCCCGCCCGGGCCGGTTCTACGGCCCGCAGGGCCCGGGCAACGTCGGCGGCGGCCCCGGCGAGCAGCAGCTCTGGCCGCCGCTGCGCAGCGAGGCGGACGCCACCCGGATCTGGGAGGCCTCCGAGAAGCTCACCCACGTCTCGTTCCCGGCCTGA
- a CDS encoding SDR family oxidoreductase — translation MARTRTDIIVPRLTGTLAVVTGASDGMGLHLATRLAGAGAEVIMPVRNRSKGETAIAAIRAEHPRATVSLRDLDLASLDSVAALGDTLRAEGRPIHFLINNAGVMMPPTHQHTADGYELQFGTNHLAHFALVAHLMPLLRAGRARVTSQISVSANRNSINWDDPAWTGPYDARRAYSHSKISFGLFGLELQRRSAAGGWGITSNISHPGIAPTSLLAARPEVGRSSDTMGVRMIRVLSRIGLAGTPQTAMLPALYAATSPDAKPGAFYGPQGPRNISGPPGEQDLWANLRSEQDAARIWEISEKLAHVSFPA, via the coding sequence ATGGCACGCACGAGAACCGACATCATCGTTCCCCGCCTCACCGGGACGCTCGCCGTCGTCACCGGTGCCAGCGACGGCATGGGCCTGCACCTGGCGACCCGGCTGGCCGGTGCCGGCGCCGAAGTGATCATGCCGGTCCGCAACCGGAGCAAGGGCGAGACCGCGATCGCCGCGATCCGCGCCGAGCACCCGCGGGCCACCGTGTCGCTGCGCGACCTCGACCTGGCGTCGCTGGACTCGGTCGCCGCGCTCGGCGACACGCTCCGCGCGGAAGGCCGGCCGATCCACTTTCTGATCAACAACGCCGGCGTGATGATGCCGCCCACCCACCAGCACACCGCCGACGGGTACGAGCTGCAGTTCGGCACCAACCACCTGGCCCACTTCGCGCTGGTCGCGCACCTGATGCCGCTGCTGCGCGCCGGGCGGGCCCGGGTCACCTCGCAGATCAGCGTCTCGGCGAACCGCAACTCGATCAACTGGGACGACCCGGCCTGGACCGGGCCGTACGACGCGAGACGCGCGTACAGCCACTCCAAGATCTCGTTCGGGCTGTTCGGCCTGGAGCTGCAGCGCCGCAGCGCGGCCGGGGGGTGGGGCATCACCAGCAACATCTCGCACCCCGGCATCGCGCCGACCAGCCTGCTCGCCGCGCGTCCCGAGGTCGGCCGGTCCTCGGACACCATGGGCGTACGGATGATCCGCGTGCTGTCCCGGATCGGGCTGGCCGGCACGCCACAGACCGCGATGCTACCCGCGCTGTACGCCGCCACCTCGCCGGACGCGAAGCCCGGCGCGTTCTACGGCCCCCAGGGCCCGCGCAACATATCCGGCCCGCCCGGCGAGCAGGACCTCTGGGCCAACCTGCGCAGCGAGCAGGACGCCGCCCGGATCTGGGAGATCTCGGAGAAGCTCGCGCACGTGTCCTTTCCCGCCTGA
- a CDS encoding glycoside hydrolase family 43 protein encodes MRKLAAVAGILATTVAGAPASAAPPDQTTAEAGNPFVSGWYADPDVAVYGGRYYVFPTASRPYDQQTFLDAFSSADLVTWTKHPNVLTTADVSWARRALWAPAPIERNGRYYLYFAANDIQSNAEPGGIGVAVADRPEGPYRDAIGRPLIAQFVNGAQPIDQDVFVDDDGQAYIYYGGWGHANVARLNSDMTSLGTFPDGATFKEITPSGYVEGPQMFKRGGVYYLMWSEGGWTGPNYSVAYAMSNSPTGPFTRLDRVLAQDPAVARGAGHNSVINVPGTDIWYIVYHRRPLSETDGNSRELAYDRMYFNPDGTIRRVTMLVKDNFADGNGYGWKTLGGTWTATGGQYRAGHSYGGKSLLDDNHTNAVHDADVTIGSGPGDAGLVFRATAAAVGTDAYRGYYAGITPRGEVLLGKADNNWTRLAGAPLTITPGRAYHLRVEAVGATIRVFVDDLTTPRITVTDSTYAAGRSGVRVYDTSASFDNVAITNR; translated from the coding sequence GTGCGAAAGCTCGCCGCCGTCGCCGGGATCCTCGCCACCACCGTGGCGGGGGCACCCGCGTCGGCGGCCCCGCCGGACCAGACCACCGCCGAGGCCGGCAACCCGTTCGTGTCCGGGTGGTACGCCGACCCGGACGTGGCCGTCTACGGGGGCCGGTACTACGTGTTCCCGACCGCCTCCCGGCCGTACGATCAGCAGACGTTTCTCGATGCCTTCTCCTCGGCCGACCTGGTCACCTGGACGAAGCACCCGAACGTGCTGACCACCGCGGACGTCTCCTGGGCACGCCGGGCGTTGTGGGCGCCCGCGCCGATCGAACGGAACGGCAGGTACTACCTCTACTTCGCGGCGAACGACATCCAGAGCAACGCGGAACCGGGCGGCATCGGCGTGGCCGTCGCGGACCGGCCGGAGGGGCCGTACCGGGACGCGATCGGCAGGCCGCTCATCGCGCAGTTCGTCAACGGCGCGCAGCCGATCGACCAGGACGTGTTCGTCGACGACGACGGTCAGGCCTACATCTACTACGGCGGCTGGGGGCACGCCAACGTCGCGCGCCTGAACAGCGACATGACGAGCCTCGGTACGTTCCCGGACGGTGCCACGTTCAAGGAGATCACCCCGAGCGGGTACGTGGAGGGCCCGCAGATGTTCAAGCGCGGCGGCGTCTACTACCTGATGTGGTCCGAGGGCGGCTGGACCGGGCCGAACTACTCCGTCGCGTACGCCATGTCGAACTCCCCCACCGGCCCGTTCACCCGCCTGGACCGGGTGCTCGCGCAGGACCCGGCCGTGGCCCGCGGCGCCGGCCACAACTCGGTGATCAACGTGCCGGGCACCGACATCTGGTACATCGTCTATCACCGCCGCCCGCTCAGCGAGACCGACGGCAACTCCCGCGAGCTGGCCTACGACCGCATGTACTTCAACCCGGACGGCACGATCCGGCGCGTCACCATGCTGGTCAAGGACAACTTCGCGGACGGCAACGGGTACGGCTGGAAGACCCTCGGCGGCACCTGGACCGCGACCGGCGGGCAGTACCGGGCGGGCCACTCGTACGGCGGCAAGTCGCTGCTGGACGACAACCACACGAACGCGGTCCACGACGCGGACGTCACGATCGGCTCCGGTCCCGGCGACGCCGGCCTGGTCTTCCGCGCCACCGCCGCGGCCGTCGGCACGGACGCGTACCGCGGCTACTACGCCGGCATCACGCCGCGCGGCGAGGTGCTGCTCGGCAAGGCCGACAACAACTGGACCCGGCTCGCCGGCGCACCGCTGACGATCACCCCGGGCCGTGCGTACCACCTGCGGGTCGAGGCCGTCGGCGCGACGATCCGGGTCTTCGTCGACGACTTGACCACGCCGCGGATCACGGTCACCGACAGCACGTACGCCGCCGGCCGGTCCGGCGTGCGCGTCTACGACACCAGCGCCTCGTTCGACAACGTCGCGATCACCAACCGCTGA
- a CDS encoding O-acetyl-ADP-ribose deacetylase — protein sequence MRIELRTGDITVQEVDAVVNAANSSLLGGGGVDGAIHRKGGPAILEECRKLRASRYGRGLPAGRAVATAAGRLPARWVIHTVGPVFSPDEDRAPLLRACYTESLTVAAGLGARTIAFPLISAGVYRWPPADAVAQALTALRAAHTGLDLARLVLFDAPTREIADRVLAASH from the coding sequence GTGCGCATCGAACTACGGACCGGGGACATCACGGTTCAGGAGGTCGACGCGGTGGTCAACGCCGCGAACTCGTCGCTGCTCGGCGGCGGTGGCGTGGACGGCGCCATCCATCGCAAGGGCGGCCCGGCGATCCTCGAGGAATGCCGGAAACTGCGGGCCAGCCGGTACGGGCGGGGTCTTCCGGCCGGCCGGGCGGTGGCGACCGCGGCCGGCCGCCTGCCGGCGCGCTGGGTGATCCACACGGTCGGCCCGGTCTTCAGCCCGGACGAGGACCGCGCACCGCTGCTGCGCGCCTGCTACACCGAGTCGCTGACGGTCGCGGCCGGCCTGGGCGCCCGCACGATCGCGTTCCCGCTGATCTCGGCCGGTGTCTACCGCTGGCCGCCCGCGGACGCGGTCGCCCAGGCACTGACCGCGCTGCGTGCCGCGCACACCGGCCTCGACCTGGCCCGCCTCGTGCTCTTCGACGCGCCTACCCGCGAGATCGCCGATCGGGTGCTGGCCGCGTCGCACTGA
- a CDS encoding AraC family transcriptional regulator: MVIAALNRLVDLVEEQGGGELDVSALARSLGTTEYHLRRMFSSLAGMPLSEYVRRRRMTVAAADVVRGADDLLTIAVRHGYGSTEAFGRAFRAVHGAGPGDVRRDGGPLRTQPQLRFRLTVEGSSSMDTRIVERPAFRLIGHATRVPLIHEGANPHIQRFIASLPPEAHGRLKGLSGAEPAGLLQVTDDVEQDSPEGTELTYLHGVAAGADTPVPDDLDAIEVPAGRWAVFRSSGAYPRELQSTWAATATEWFPSNPWRLRPGPSIVAVVERAGDFSTATTDLWLPVEPA; this comes from the coding sequence ATGGTCATCGCGGCGCTGAACCGGCTCGTCGATCTGGTCGAGGAGCAGGGCGGCGGGGAACTGGACGTCAGCGCGCTGGCCCGGTCGCTCGGCACCACCGAGTATCACCTGCGGCGGATGTTCTCGTCGCTGGCCGGGATGCCGCTGTCGGAGTACGTGCGCCGGCGGCGGATGACGGTCGCGGCCGCGGACGTGGTGCGCGGCGCGGACGACCTGCTGACGATCGCGGTACGGCACGGCTACGGGTCGACCGAGGCGTTCGGGCGGGCGTTCCGGGCCGTGCACGGTGCCGGGCCGGGGGACGTGCGCCGGGACGGTGGGCCCCTCCGGACGCAACCGCAGCTCAGGTTCCGCCTGACCGTCGAGGGGAGCAGTTCCATGGACACCCGCATCGTCGAGCGTCCCGCGTTCCGGCTGATCGGGCACGCCACCCGCGTGCCGCTGATCCACGAGGGCGCCAACCCGCACATCCAGCGGTTCATCGCGTCGCTGCCGCCGGAGGCGCACGGCCGGCTGAAGGGGCTGAGCGGTGCGGAGCCGGCCGGGCTGCTGCAGGTCACCGACGACGTGGAGCAGGACAGCCCGGAGGGCACCGAGCTGACCTACCTGCACGGCGTCGCGGCCGGGGCGGACACGCCGGTCCCGGACGACCTGGACGCGATCGAGGTCCCGGCCGGGCGCTGGGCCGTGTTCCGCAGCTCCGGCGCGTACCCGCGGGAGTTGCAGAGCACCTGGGCGGCGACCGCGACCGAGTGGTTCCCGTCGAACCCGTGGCGGCTGCGGCCGGGGCCGTCGATCGTGGCGGTGGTCGAGCGCGCCGGCGACTTCAGCACCGCGACCACGGATCTGTGGCTGCCGGTCGAGCCGGCCTGA
- the def gene encoding peptide deformylase produces the protein MTVLSIRTVEDPVLRRVADPVTDFDAELDRLVRDLGETLQHARGAGLAAPQLGVSLRVFAINPDLPGNDLRLDHLVNPVLEFPDAEEQDGPEGCLSIPGVYLDTKRRMNVAAKGYTKLGDPVQVVGSGLLARCIQHETDHLDGILFIDRQDGARQDRLLATLRAADWFDPERVRVSPH, from the coding sequence ATGACCGTGCTTTCCATCCGTACCGTCGAGGACCCGGTGCTGCGCCGGGTCGCGGATCCGGTGACCGACTTCGACGCCGAGCTGGACCGGCTGGTCCGCGACCTGGGCGAGACGCTGCAGCACGCGCGCGGTGCCGGGCTGGCCGCGCCGCAGCTGGGCGTGAGCCTGCGGGTCTTCGCGATCAACCCGGACCTGCCCGGCAACGACCTGCGGCTGGACCACCTGGTCAACCCGGTGCTGGAGTTCCCGGACGCCGAGGAGCAGGACGGGCCGGAGGGATGCCTGTCCATCCCCGGCGTCTACCTGGACACGAAACGCCGGATGAACGTGGCCGCGAAGGGCTACACGAAGCTCGGCGACCCGGTCCAGGTGGTCGGCTCCGGGTTGCTGGCCCGCTGCATCCAGCACGAGACCGACCACCTGGACGGCATCCTGTTCATCGACCGGCAGGACGGCGCCCGGCAGGACCGCCTGCTCGCCACGCTCCGCGCGGCGGACTGGTTCGACCCGGAGCGGGTGCGGGTCAGCCCGCACTGA
- a CDS encoding FAD-dependent oxidoreductase has product MGRIAVVGAGVIGLSIAYELAAAGHDVTVLADRDHTGAVSSVAAAIWFPHAVDAVPRVLESAELTRERLASLAARPETGVRLRTGTVLTRRPEPDLSWTSAVPVHRAATPDELPPGASGVTCELPVAVTGRYLNWLRAAVAARGVTFGHVTLGSVGEVPPGFDVVVVAAGLRSGALLGGDDQVFPIRGQVVRLANPGLTRWLLDDDNPDGLTYVVPRDDDVVCGGTGDTGAWDETVDPAVERAILARAIALVPALAGAPIVSRAVGLRPARTSVRLEIIGGYPTPVIAAYGHGGSGFTLSWGEAARVRELVGTL; this is encoded by the coding sequence GTGGGACGGATAGCGGTGGTCGGCGCCGGGGTGATCGGACTGTCGATCGCCTACGAGCTGGCCGCGGCCGGGCACGACGTGACGGTGCTGGCCGACCGGGACCACACCGGCGCGGTGTCGTCGGTCGCGGCCGCGATCTGGTTCCCGCACGCGGTGGACGCGGTGCCGCGCGTGCTGGAGTCGGCCGAACTGACCCGGGAACGCCTGGCGTCGCTGGCCGCGCGTCCGGAGACCGGTGTGCGGCTGCGCACCGGCACGGTCCTGACCCGGCGTCCCGAGCCGGATCTGTCCTGGACCTCGGCCGTGCCGGTGCACCGGGCCGCGACGCCGGACGAGCTGCCGCCGGGCGCGTCCGGCGTGACGTGCGAGCTGCCGGTCGCGGTCACCGGGCGCTACCTGAACTGGCTGCGTGCCGCCGTGGCCGCCCGCGGTGTCACATTCGGGCACGTCACATTAGGTTCCGTCGGTGAGGTGCCACCGGGCTTCGACGTGGTGGTGGTCGCGGCCGGGCTGCGGTCCGGCGCCCTGCTCGGCGGCGACGATCAGGTCTTCCCGATCCGCGGCCAGGTCGTCCGGCTGGCGAACCCGGGCCTGACCCGCTGGCTGCTCGACGACGACAACCCGGACGGCCTCACCTACGTGGTCCCGCGCGACGACGACGTGGTCTGCGGCGGCACCGGCGACACCGGTGCCTGGGACGAGACCGTGGACCCGGCCGTCGAGCGGGCCATCCTGGCGCGCGCGATCGCGCTGGTCCCGGCGCTGGCCGGGGCCCCGATCGTGTCCCGTGCGGTCGGCCTGCGCCCGGCCCGCACCTCCGTGCGCCTGGAGATCATCGGTGGGTACCCGACGCCGGTCATCGCCGCATACGGGCACGGCGGGTCCGGGTTCACGCTCTCCTGGGGCGAGGCCGCCCGGGTCCGCGAACTCGTCGGCACGCTGTAG
- a CDS encoding nitroreductase family deazaflavin-dependent oxidoreductase, translated as MAGKREVWLPSRAVMTAFWRFHRALVRYSGRRLGLWRARPGREGAMWLTTRGRRTGSPRGVILAYIEDGPNLVTLAMNGWGAAEPAWWLNLQAGPDVTVDLPGGPRPVRARAARGAERDRLWDLYRRIDPKLDAYARLRPTETAVVVLEPR; from the coding sequence ATGGCCGGGAAGCGTGAGGTGTGGCTGCCGTCGCGGGCGGTCATGACGGCGTTCTGGAGGTTCCACCGCGCACTGGTGCGGTACAGCGGCCGCCGGCTCGGCCTGTGGCGGGCCCGGCCCGGCCGGGAGGGCGCCATGTGGCTGACCACGCGGGGCCGCCGCACCGGCAGCCCGCGCGGTGTGATCCTCGCGTACATCGAGGACGGCCCTAACCTGGTGACGCTCGCGATGAACGGCTGGGGCGCGGCCGAGCCGGCCTGGTGGCTGAACCTCCAGGCCGGACCGGACGTGACCGTCGACCTGCCGGGCGGTCCGCGCCCGGTCCGCGCCCGCGCCGCCCGGGGTGCGGAACGGGACCGGCTGTGGGACCTGTACCGGCGGATCGATCCGAAGCTGGACGCGTACGCGCGGCTGCGCCCGACCGAGACCGCGGTCGTGGTGCTGGAACCGCGCTGA
- a CDS encoding ricin-type beta-trefoil lectin domain protein, whose protein sequence is MNVQALVEAAHRPVIRRVLGVAVVLALIGAGAVTGSIAGTATAGPARVGVPVPSEQVAMIAQAALSCPSLTPARLAGQVMAESGFRTDAANGRGGSGLAGLTDQVWEQWKPWVDAQRLDPEANVFALAHYMCDTVGRIRHEDVGGALWELALGAHRSGVDTVLARAAVPDDSAAYVNEVASYAAWYAARPDFATGEPANPPAQDPDVAPVPVPDEYVQLVRTAGEECPVVSGPRIAAQLMAASAFNRNKVGPGDAQGIAQFLPAVWNRYGQAGESPWDPAVAILTLGRTMCALSAELSGLADDPYPVALAAFQWGPTAIRQAEGVPDAPAVRDFAQRVLGYTAYYAQDTRLTPPAAPQPPAATATAAPTATAATPSPRPVTTRSPQGNVAAPPPEEDDGTAAPPPANPPANTGPAQYQIKGYADKCIDAPKAADGVALQLWTCTGGASQKFTFENGTIRHKGFCMDLAWGESADGTRIQLAKCNGGWAQRFKINGAQDLVNTELGKCVDVVDWNDANGAVLQLWACEGQTNQKWWAS, encoded by the coding sequence GTGAACGTGCAGGCACTCGTCGAGGCGGCCCATCGCCCGGTGATCCGCCGCGTGCTCGGGGTGGCGGTCGTGCTGGCGTTGATCGGAGCCGGTGCGGTGACCGGGTCGATCGCGGGTACGGCGACGGCGGGGCCGGCCCGGGTCGGGGTGCCGGTGCCGTCCGAGCAGGTGGCGATGATCGCGCAGGCCGCGCTCTCCTGTCCGTCGCTGACGCCGGCACGCCTGGCGGGGCAGGTGATGGCCGAGTCCGGGTTCCGAACGGATGCGGCCAACGGCCGGGGCGGGTCGGGGCTGGCCGGGCTCACCGACCAGGTGTGGGAGCAGTGGAAGCCGTGGGTGGACGCGCAGCGGCTGGATCCGGAGGCGAACGTGTTCGCCCTCGCCCACTACATGTGTGACACGGTCGGGCGGATCCGGCACGAGGACGTCGGCGGCGCGCTGTGGGAGCTGGCGCTCGGCGCGCACCGGTCCGGTGTCGACACGGTGCTGGCGCGCGCGGCCGTGCCGGACGACTCGGCGGCCTACGTGAACGAGGTGGCGTCGTACGCCGCCTGGTATGCGGCCCGGCCGGACTTCGCCACCGGGGAGCCGGCGAATCCACCGGCGCAGGACCCGGACGTGGCGCCGGTGCCGGTGCCGGACGAGTACGTGCAGCTGGTCCGGACCGCGGGTGAGGAGTGCCCGGTGGTCTCCGGTCCGCGGATCGCGGCACAGCTGATGGCCGCGTCCGCGTTCAACCGCAACAAGGTCGGGCCGGGGGACGCGCAGGGCATCGCCCAGTTCCTGCCGGCGGTGTGGAACCGGTACGGGCAGGCGGGGGAATCGCCGTGGGATCCGGCGGTCGCGATCCTCACGCTGGGCCGGACCATGTGCGCGCTGTCCGCGGAGCTGTCGGGTCTGGCCGACGATCCGTACCCGGTGGCGCTGGCGGCCTTCCAGTGGGGGCCGACCGCGATCCGGCAGGCCGAGGGGGTGCCGGACGCGCCGGCCGTGCGGGACTTCGCGCAGCGGGTGCTGGGCTACACCGCCTACTACGCCCAGGACACCCGCCTGACCCCACCCGCGGCGCCGCAGCCACCCGCAGCCACCGCGACCGCCGCGCCCACCGCGACCGCCGCGACCCCGTCGCCGAGACCGGTCACCACGCGGTCGCCGCAGGGGAACGTGGCCGCGCCGCCGCCGGAGGAGGACGACGGGACGGCCGCGCCGCCACCGGCGAACCCGCCCGCGAACACCGGACCGGCCCAGTATCAGATCAAGGGGTACGCGGACAAGTGCATCGATGCGCCGAAGGCCGCGGACGGCGTGGCACTCCAGTTGTGGACGTGCACCGGTGGCGCGTCGCAGAAGTTCACGTTCGAGAACGGCACGATCCGGCACAAGGGTTTCTGCATGGACCTGGCCTGGGGCGAGTCCGCCGACGGCACCCGCATCCAGTTGGCGAAGTGCAACGGCGGCTGGGCGCAGCGGTTCAAAATCAACGGCGCGCAGGACCTGGTCAACACGGAGCTGGGCAAATGCGTCGACGTGGTCGACTGGAACGACGCGAACGGCGCAGTGCTGCAGCTCTGGGCCTGCGAGGGACAGACGAATCAGAAGTGGTGGGCCAGCTGA
- a CDS encoding MFS transporter, protein MTSTPLWRNRDFALLWSGQVVSTLGARISATAMPLLVLALTGSPADAGLVGAAATLPYLIGHLPAGPLVDRWDRRRVLLASEVTAALTLATVPVALWLEVLTVGHLAVAAFVHGLCFVFFGLAEAAALPLIVPPAQLHTAIARNEVRTRGAALAGGPLGGLLFGIDRALPFVVEALSYAVASVALLFLRRDLQDRTPEPPEPLWRAALTGLRWIWRHPLIRAASLLVAASNLIFQAIILVLVVRAQDGGASPAETGVMLGIYSGGGMLGAVAAGWLHRYFAPRTVIIGVNWAWAALLPLFLVTDAPLWLGTIGAATTFAGPLWNVVIVGYFASLVPNHLQGRVTSASKTLSWGVMPVGALVGGMLLSWVGAEGAVVVLSVVMLAVAVAATASPAVRGSRAVAEAASVADPTVGGSPGGRGSADGGTE, encoded by the coding sequence GTGACCAGCACACCGCTGTGGCGCAACCGGGACTTCGCGCTGCTCTGGAGCGGCCAGGTCGTCTCCACGCTCGGCGCCCGGATCAGCGCGACCGCGATGCCGCTGCTGGTGCTCGCGCTGACCGGATCACCGGCCGACGCCGGGCTGGTCGGGGCCGCGGCCACGCTGCCGTACCTGATCGGGCACCTGCCGGCCGGGCCGCTCGTCGACCGGTGGGACCGCCGGCGGGTCCTGCTGGCCAGCGAGGTCACCGCGGCGCTCACGCTCGCCACCGTGCCGGTCGCGCTGTGGCTGGAGGTGCTCACGGTCGGGCACCTGGCGGTGGCCGCGTTCGTACACGGGCTGTGCTTCGTCTTCTTCGGCCTGGCCGAGGCGGCCGCGCTGCCGCTGATCGTGCCGCCGGCCCAGCTGCACACCGCGATCGCGCGCAACGAGGTGCGCACCCGCGGCGCCGCGCTGGCCGGCGGCCCGCTCGGCGGCCTGCTCTTCGGCATCGACCGGGCTCTGCCGTTCGTGGTCGAGGCGCTCTCCTACGCCGTCGCGTCCGTCGCGTTGCTCTTCCTGCGCCGCGACCTGCAGGACCGGACACCGGAACCACCGGAGCCGCTGTGGCGGGCCGCCCTGACCGGGCTCCGGTGGATCTGGCGGCACCCGCTGATCCGCGCCGCGAGCCTGCTGGTCGCGGCCAGCAACCTGATCTTCCAGGCGATCATCCTGGTGCTGGTGGTGCGCGCGCAGGACGGCGGCGCGTCCCCGGCGGAGACCGGCGTGATGCTCGGCATCTACTCCGGCGGCGGCATGCTCGGCGCGGTCGCGGCCGGGTGGCTGCACCGGTACTTCGCGCCGCGGACGGTGATCATCGGGGTGAACTGGGCGTGGGCGGCGCTACTGCCGCTGTTCCTGGTGACGGACGCGCCGCTGTGGCTGGGCACGATCGGCGCGGCCACCACGTTCGCCGGGCCGCTGTGGAACGTGGTGATCGTCGGCTACTTCGCGTCGCTGGTCCCGAACCACCTCCAGGGCCGCGTCACCAGCGCGTCGAAGACGCTCTCCTGGGGAGTGATGCCGGTCGGGGCGCTCGTCGGCGGCATGCTGCTGAGCTGGGTGGGCGCGGAGGGAGCGGTGGTGGTGCTCTCGGTGGTCATGCTGGCCGTCGCGGTCGCGGCGACGGCCAGCCCGGCGGTGCGGGGGAGCCGGGCTGTGGCGGAAGCGGCTTCGGTGGCGGACCCGACCGTGGGTGGCAGCCCGGGCGGGCGGGGGAGTGCGGATGGTGGGACCGAGTAG